Genomic window (Spirochaetota bacterium):
ATATGCGGCTTGGACTTGGAATGCTGATTGAGCTTTCCTTTGCGTGACGAAAGCCCCATGCCGAGGTTCTTGAGCGCAGCGCCCAAGCCCGCGGCGAGATGGCCGGTCGCATGCGAGATAACTATCATCGCGTCGGGTGAAACGGCATCGGCGGCGATAGGCACTTTCCTGTAGTAGTCCCCGTTCACGTCCACTTCGCGTTCGAGATTACCGCGGAGTCCGTCCGACATGATGATGGGCGCGCCCACCGCCTCGTACGTGAAGCCGTGACTGTAGGCGAGTATGGTATGCGCGACCGCGTTCATACGCTGCGACTTATAGAGGACGCTCGTCTCGGTGAGATACGGCAGACCGCCGAGCGACTTGACATGATCGACGAATGCGCGAATATGCCTTGGTGCGACATGCGTCGTATTGCCCTCTTCGCCGAAATGCGTTTTCAGGGCGATGAGTGAACCTTTCGTGATAAGCGAACCGAGTTCAACCGCGCTTAAGAGGGCGCTTATTCTCGCCGTAACATCACCCCCGTCATGGGTACATGGTGTGAAGAATACCGGTGCCGGCATAGGGGACTCCTCTGGGTAAAGTATACTGCGTTCCCTTGCATCGTCAAGCAGCACGCGTGTTGCACGTGTGCATAGCGCAGCCCATACCATGCATTCAATACGGAAAATAATCGAATTTGACACAACTCGGATGCGTGGTATACTCTTTACCACGGAATAACACATGTATCGAATAGCTATCATCGGCCGGCCGAACGTGGGCAAATCCACGCTTTTCAACAAACTTGTCGGACGGCGCAAGTCCATCGTGGAGCCCACCCCGGGCGTCACACGCGATGTGAACCAGGAAGTGTTCACGATAAAGAAGCAGGCCGTCATGATATTCGACACCGG
Coding sequences:
- a CDS encoding DUF362 domain-containing protein, producing the protein MPAPVFFTPCTHDGGDVTARISALLSAVELGSLITKGSLIALKTHFGEEGNTTHVAPRHIRAFVDHVKSLGGLPYLTETSVLYKSQRMNAVAHTILAYSHGFTYEAVGAPIIMSDGLRGNLEREVDVNGDYYRKVPIAADAVSPDAMIVISHATGHLAAGLGAALKNLGMGLSSRKGKLNQHSKSKPHIDREECTACEACIRNCPVNAIALHDGKARIDEAICIGCGECITVCAFSAVGFRWDGASADLQKKMAEHAAGVIKGMEGKLVYCNFLTNMTKDCDCISEDEKPIIPDIGILASRDPVAIDMATLDLTKRSSGKTLAALAFPALDPLVQMIHAERMGLGNRGYELRTI
- a CDS encoding GTPase yields the protein MYRIAIIGRPNVGKSTLFNKLVGRRKSIVEPTPGVTRDVNQEVFTIKKQAVMIFDTGGLVDRSNDVLNKKVQERAVAKAESADLIIFMVDVNDFHPDDGF